Genomic DNA from Streptomyces sp. AM 2-1-1:
TGCGAGCCCGGATGTCCCGGTTCGGTTTCGGATTCCGGTGCGTGGGCGTTCTGGGGGAAAAGGCGCACAGCGTTGTCACAGCCATGCCATACGATGCGCTCACCTGTTCGCGACACTTCTTCGCGACTCTTCCGCCTGAGGATCCCTTTCATGCCTTTCGGTTCCAAGACCCCTTATCTGCGCGGTATATCCGTTGCCGTCGTTCTCCTTTCCGTGGGTGCGTCCGGTTGTTCGGTCGCAGAAAGCGCCAAGGACGGCATTAAGAAGGCCGCCCGGACCGAGTCGGTCTTCTCGCTCGACGTCGGCGAGTGCTACAACCCGAACTCGAAGCCGGTCGCCGAGGGCGAGACGGGCGAGGAGTTCTCGATCGAGGTCGTGCCGTGCACCGAGGCCCACGACGGCCAGGTCTACGGCGAGTTCAAGATCGACGACGGTGCCTACCCCGGTGACGACGCGATCGTCACCGCCGCCGACACCCGCTGTGTGGCGGAGGAGCAGAAGTTCGCGCCCGACACCTGGGCGATCCCCGCCGGCGTCTCGGGCTCGTACTACCAGCCCACCAAGGAGTCCTGGGCCACCGGTGACCGGCTGGTGACCTGCACCTACACCAAGGACTCCGGCAAGATCACCGGCACGCTGAAGAGCAAGACCATGAACGCCGACCAGCTCGCCTACCTCAAGGGCTCCAGCGCCCTCTACGAGGCGCTCTGGTCCACCCAGCCCGAGGCCGACGCGGTCGAGGACGACCTCGCCGGCTACAAGGCGCAGGCCGCCGCCGTCAACGCGGCGCTGGACGCCCACCTCTCGGCGCTCCAGGGCATCGAGCAGCCGGCGACCGCCAAGCTGCGCGAGCAGCTCGACACGGCGAACAAGGCGTGGAAGAAGGCCGCCGACGCCGCCGACGTCGACGCCTTCTACCTCGCCTACGACACCGCCTTCACGGGCATCGACCCGAGCGACTCCGTCGCCGCCCGCAAGGAGCTGGGGCTGTCCACCACCGTCCCGGCCGACGAAGCAGAGGTCTGGGCCGGCTGACGAGCCGTCTCCGGCAGCCGCCGGAGCCCGCACCGACAGGCAGCGGACGGGGCGTCCGGCGGGTTCTCACCCGCCGGACGCCCCGTCGGCCGTCCTCCCCGCCGGGCGGAGCCGGGGCCCCACCGCACCGCGCCGTCCGTGGCCCTACGCTCTCCTCCCATGCCGCACACCTCAGCGCTCCTCGTCATCGACATGCAGAACCAACCGGTGGCCCTCGCCCACCGTGCCGCCGAGACCGTCGCCGTGATCGCCGGACTGCGCCGACGGGCGCTGGCGGCACAGGCGTTGATCGTCACCGTGCAGGACGGCGGTGACGGCTTCGACGTCGGCTCCCACGGCTGGCAGGTGGTGCCCGAACTCGCCCCCGGCCCGGCGGAGACGGTCCTGCGCAAGACCTCCCCGGACAGCTTCCTCGGCACCGGCCTCGACGAGCTGCTGACCGCGCACGGGATCACCGAGGTGGTCGTGACCGGGTTCGCCACCGAGATCTGCGTGGACACCACCGCGCGCGCCGCGCTGAGCCACGGATACGACCTGGTGCTGGTGGCGGACGGGCACACCACCTCCGTACGGGGCGCGGACGACACGGAGTACGCCGATCCGGACCGGGCGATCACCCACCACAACGAGATCTTCCGCCACCTCGGCTACCCGGGGCGCTCCCTCCGCGTACAGGACGCCGCGGAAGTCGACTTCGGGCAGCCCGGACCCACCGAGCCCGGTCCCCGACCCCTGCACGCGGAAGCCGGGTCCGCGGCCGCCACCCGGGAGTCGTACGACCTGCTGGCCACCGCGTACGCGGCACGGTTCGGCGCCGAGCTGGACGCCAAGCCACTGGAACGGGCGCTGCTCGCCGGGTTCGCGGAGCTGGTACGGGAGACCGGCGGCGGCCGACCGCTCGCCGACGTGGGGTGCGGCACCGGCCGGGTCACCGGCCACCTGCACGGACTCGGCGCCGACGTGTTCGGGATCGACCTGTCACCCGGAATGCTCGCCGTGGCGCGCGCCGCACACCCCGGCATCCGGTTCGAGGAGGGCTCGATGCTCGCCCTCGACCTGCCGGACGCGTCGCTCGGTGGGCTGCTCGCCTGGTACTCGGTCATCCACCTCACCGACGCCCTGCTCCCGGCCGCCTTCGCCGAGTTCCACCGGGTGCTGGCACCGGGGGCGCACGTACAACTCGGCTTCCAGGTCGGCGACGGGGCACGGCACTACGACGAGGCGTGGGGGCACCCGGTCGCCCTCGACTTCCACCGCCGACGGACGGAGACGATCGCCGCCCTGCTCACCGCGGCGGGCTTCGAGGTCCGGGTACGTACGGTGCGGGAAGCCGACACCGAGGGGGAGCACCCCGAGCCGACCCCGCAGGGATTCGTCCTGGCGCGGAAGCCCGGCGCCGGTGCTGAACGCCGTCAGTCCGCCGGTCGCGCCGGTGACACCGTACGGCTGCCCGCCGCGATCAGCTCCGCCACGGGCCGTCAGGGGACGGGGCCACGGTGATGACGCCTCCGATGATCTCGACACGGTGACCCGGGAGCCGCTCCATGAGCCTGTGCGCACTGTCGAGCAGCGACTCCGGCTCCTCGTCACCGGGGTACCCGACTGCTGCCGCAGACATGGTGTGCCTCCTGGGACGACTGGTGTCGAGAGCATCATCGTAGGACGAAGCGAGGCCCGGCGTCGCGGAGGACGGAGCTCACCCTCCCGAGTGACGCCGTGTACGGCGACGGCCCCGTACGCCCCGGGAAACCAGGGGTGTACGGGGCCGTCGCGCGGGCGCGAGCCGGTGCGGTCGCTGTTACAGCTTCTCGATCACGTAGTCGATGCAGGCGGTGAGGGCCTGGACGTCCGCCGGGTCGATCGCCGGGAACATCGCGACGCGCAGCTGGTTGCGGCCCAGCTTGCGGTACGGCTCGGTGTCGACGATGCCGTTGGCGCGGAGCACCTTGGCGATCGCGGCGGCGTCGATGTCGTCGGAGAAGTCGATCGTGCCGATGACCTGCGAGCGCTTCGCCGGGTCCGTGACGAACGGGGTGGCGTGCTTCGATTCCTCGGCCCAGCCGTAGAGGTTCTGGGAGGAGGTGAGGGTGCGGCCGGTCGCGAAGTCCAGGCCGCCCTGGCCGTTCAGCCACTTCAGCTGCTCATTGAGCAGGAAGAGGGTGGAGAGGGCCGGGGTGTTGTACGTCTGGTTCTTCGTCGAATTGTCGATCGCCGTGGGCAGCGAGAAGAACTCGGGGACGTGGCGGCCGGAGGCGTGGACGCGCGCCGCGCGCTCCAGGGCCGCCGGGGAGAACGCCGCGATCCACAGGCCGCCGTCGGAGGCGAAGGACTTCTGCGGGGCGAAGTAGTAGACGTCCGTCTCGGTGATGTCGACCGGCAGGCCGCCGGCGCCCGAGGTGGCGTCGACCAGGACGAGCGCGCCCTCGTCGGCACCCGCGACACGCTTGATCGGCGCCGCGACACCCGTGGAGGTCTCGTTGTGGGTGAAGGCGTAGACGTCCACGCCCTCCTCCGCCCGCGGCTCCGGGTGGGTGCCGGGCTCGGACGAGATCACCGACGGGTCCGCCAGCCAGGGCGCGAGCTTCGCGGCCTTGGCGAACTTCGAGGAGAACTCACCGAAGTTCAGGTGCTGGGACTTCGTCTCGATGAGACCGTGCGTCGCGACGTCCCAGAACGCGGTGGACCCGCCGTTGCCGAGAACGACCTCGTACCCCTCGGGGAGGGAGAAGAGGCTGCGCACACCGTCGCGCACCTCGCCGACCAGGTTCTTCACCGGGGCCTGGCGATGGGACGTACCGAGGAGGGAGGTGCCGGTGGCGGCCAGCGCGTCGAGCGCCTCCGTCCGCACCTTGGAGGGACCGGCGCCGAAGCGCCCGTCGGCGGGCTTGATGTCAGCGGGAATCTGGATGTCGGCCACGACTCGGAGCGTAGTCCCTCGGCGAGGGGAGATAAGACCCTGTCCGTCCGGTGAGACGGACGCTCCGACCCGTGGACAACAGGACGATCGGTGCGGTAGGCGGACGGGCTCAGCCCAGGGTGACCGGGAGTTCGAAGAGGTCGTTCTGGGTCACGATCGGCTTGTTCCGCAGCTCGGCGGCGGGGACCGCGAGCTCCAGCTCCGGGAAGCGGGCGTACAGCGCGGGGAGCGCGACGGCCGCCTCCAGTCGGGAGAGCGCGGCGCCCGGGCAGATGTGCGGGCCGTGGCCGAAGGAGAGGTGGCGGTTGGGGGAGCGGGTGAGGTCGAACTCCGCCGCCGTCGGGCCCCACTGCTTCTCGTCCAGGCTCAGCGCGTGGAAGGAGACCATCAGGCCCTCGCCCTTCGGCAGCACCCGGTCGCCGATGGTGATGTCCTCGGTGGCGAAGCGGATCAGCACGTGCGAGGTCGGCGACGACCAGCGCAGCGTCTCCTCGATCGCCCCCTCCCAGGTCGCCCCGCCGGAGAGCACCAGTGCGCGCTGCTCGGGGTGGGTCTGGAGGGCGACGACGGTGTTCACGATGAGGCTGATGGTGGTCTCGTGACCGGCGGCGATGATCAGCTTCAGGGTGTTGAGAATCTCGTCGTCGGTGAGCCGGTCGCCGTCCTCGGAGGCGTTCAGCAGCGCCCCGGTCAGGTCGTCGGCCGGGGACTCCTTCTTCTCGTCCAGGATGCGCGAGAAGAGGGCGTGGATGTCCGCCATCATCCCCGGGACCTCGGCCGGCGGCGTCAGGTTGGAGAAGAACCTGTCGAAGAGCTCCTTCATCCGGGGCAGGTCCTCGGTGCCGATGCCCATCAGCTCGCTGATGACGTTCATCGGCAGCGGGTAGGCGAACTCCGCCTTCAGGTCGACCCTCTCCCCCGCCGGGCGCCCGGCGAGCCGGTCCAGCAGCTCGTCGGTGCGGGCCTGGACGGATTCGCGGAGCCGCTCCACCCGGCGCACGGTCAGCGCCTGTGCGACGAGCCCGCGCAGTCGGCGGTGTTCGGCGCCGTCCGAGGTCAGCATGGTCTTCCCGGGGTTGACCAGGCCGATCAGCGGCCAGTCCGGGGCGATCTCGCCGCGCTGCCAGGCGTTCCACACGTCGATGTCCTTCACCAGGCGCGGGTCGGTGAGGACCGCCTTCGCCTCGGCGTGGTGGGTGACGGCGTAGATGTGGACCCCGCCGGGCAGCTCCACGGGGACGAGCGGACCGGCCGCGTGCAGCCGGGCGCTCTCGCCCCTGAGGTCGCCGACGAACAGGTCGAGCACGATGCGCTCGTCGTCGCGCGCGCCGGTCGGTCCGGTGGTCGTCACGGTCACCGCGTGCCTCCAAGGGCGGGAGTGGGAGTGAAGCGGACGGGCAGCTCCGTCAGACCGCGCAGCCACGGCGACGGGCGCCGGGTGAGGTCCTCGGCGGGGACCGAGAGATCGACGTCGGGCAGCCGGTCGAGGATCGCCTCGATCCCCGTACGGGCGATGACCTCGGCGGTCTCCTGGGCGGGGAACGGGCAGCGGTGCTCCCCGTGGCCGAAGGAGAGGAAGGCGTTGTTGCCGCCGGTGAGGGCAGAGCCGTCGGTACGGACCTGGGGGTCGGCGTTGGCGGCGGCGACCCCGAGGACGAGCAGGTCGCCGGCGGCGATGTGCTGCCCGCCGAGGTGGGTGTCGCGGCTGGCCCAGCGGCCGGCGACGTTCTGGGTGGGGGTGTCCTCCCAGAGCACCTCGTTCATCGCCTCGGCGACGCTGTGCCGGCCGCCGGAGAGCGAGGCGGCGAACCGGTCGTCGGTGAGCATCAGCCGCAGCGAGTTGCCGATCCAGTCGGCGGTCGGCTGGTGCCCGGCGGCGAGCATCACCATGAGGTCACGGGCGGTCTCGTCGGCGGTGAACTCGCCGGTGTCGGCGAGCATCCGGGACGGCACGTCGTCGCCGGGGGCGGCGGACCGTTCGGCCACCAGCCGGAACACCGACCCGGCGATGTGCTGCTGGCCGGCGAGCGCGTCCGGCCCGCCGTTGATCATGTCGTTCATCGCCTTGACGAGGGCGGGTCCCGCCTCGTCGGGGAAGCCGTACAGCTTGGCGAGGACCCGGACGGGCAGCAGCATCGCGTAGTCGCCGATGAGGTCGCAGGTGCCGGCGGAGCAGAAGCCGTCGATCAGTTCGTCGGCGAACTCCTCGGTGTACCTGCGCAGTTCGAAGGGGTCGGCGCCCTCCAGCGCGGTACTGATCACCTGCGAGCGGCGGCTGTGGCGCTCACCCACGGTGTAGAGGACCGAGGGCTGGTCCTTGCTGATCATCGGGTGCAGCGGCCAGTCGTCGGCGATGTGCGGCCACTGGTTCCAGATCTGCGAGTCCCGGGTGAACAGCACCGGATCCGTGGTGACCTGGTGCACCTCGCGGTAGCCGAGCACCAGCCAGGCGGGTACGTCGCCCGGCAGCAGGATCGGCGCCACCGGCCCGTGGTCCCGGCGGACCTCCCGGTAGAGCTGGTGCGGTTCGGTGGCGAACCGGGGGCCGGACAGCGGTACGGGACCGAGGTCCGCTGCCGCACCCGTGCCGTGGTCGACGGGGCACGCGTTCACGAGGTGGTCTCCGGGGTTCTGCCGGCCGCCTCGGGAGCGCCCGCGAGCGCCGCCTGGGGAGTCCGGGCGCGGGCGGCGGACAGCGCGTGGAGGTGCTCGACCAGGGTGATGAGGACGTACTTGCTGGACGACCGGTCGCGGGCGTCGCACTCGACCAGTGGCACGTCCGGCGCGAGGTCGAGCGCCTCGCGGATCTGCTGCTCGGTGTGGAGCGGGCCGCCGAAGTCGTTGCACGCCACGATGAAGGGCGTGCCGTGGTGCTCCAAGCGGTCGATGGCGTACCAGGAGTCGGCGAGCCGGCGGGTGTCGACGAGGACGACGGCGCCCAGCGTGCCGGAGAACAGGCGGTCCCACAGGAACCAGAAGCGCTCCTGGCCGGGGGCGCCGAAGAGGTAGAGCACGGAGCGCTCGTCCAGCGTGATGCGGCCGAAGTCGAAGGCGACCGTGGTGGACGTCTTCGTGTGCACGCCGTCCAGGTCGTCGACGTCCTCGCCCGCGCGGGTCATCGTCTCCTCCGTGTTGAGCGGACGGATCTCGCTCACGGAACGGACCATGGTCGTCTTGCCCACGCCGAAGCCACCGACGACGACGATCTTCAGTCCGTTGTCGGCCGTCGCCCGCAGGGCGGCGCGGTCAGAGGTTGCGGAGTCCAACGAGCACCTGTTCCAGGATGTCGGGGTCGGGGAGCCGGTCCGCGACTCGGGCGGTACGGGGGTGGCGGGCGCTGATCCGGCCGGTGTCGAGCAGGTCGCCCAGCATGATCCGGACGATGCCGACGGGCAGGTTCAGCGTCGCGGCGATCTCGACGACCGCGGTGGGCCGCTCGCACATCCGCAGGATCGCGACGTGCTCCGACTGCATGCCGGGAGCCGGCTCGCACTCGGCGACGACGAGCGTCACCAGGTCGAAGGTGTCGGAGTCCGTCCGGCTGCGGCCACCGGTGAGGGTGTACAGCCGGTCCGGGGAGTCGTCACGACCGGGGCGGGGGCGCGGCACCGGGGTCACCGGGCGGGGGTTCCCGCGTCGGCGCCCGGCCCGTCGGGCGCGGCGGACTCCTCACGGGGCGGAGCGACGAGGTGCTCGCCGAGCTGCTCCACCAACTCGCTCATGTTGTGCCCGACGAGGCCGACGTCGGAGTCCTCGGCGGCGACGACCGCCAGGTGTGCGCCCGCGCCCGCCTCGACGATGAAGAGCACTCCGCCGTAGAACTCGGTCATCGCGGACCGTACGCCGCCGGTCCCGTCACCGAACTCGACGGACGCCCCGTGCGAGAGGCTCTGGATGCCCGCGGAGATCGCGGCGAGCTGGTCGGCCTGGTCCACGGAGAGCTCGGGGGTGCGGCAGAGCTTCAGGCCGTCCCGGGAGAGCACCAGCGCGTGGCGGGCGCCCGGGGTGCGTCCGAGCAGGCCCTCCAGCAGCCAGTTCAGCTTCTCGTCGGTGGTCGCGGTCATCGGGTGTTGCCTTCCGGGAGGGGGGCGTTGGCCCGTACTGCCTGGCTGAAGGTGCTGAAGCGTTCGGCCTGCCGCTTCGCGTCGCCGGCCCGGTCGCGGACCTTCTCCGCGTCGGCGGGGGCGGTCTGCGCCGCGCGGGACTCGGCGGCGGCGAAGGTGCGCCCGCGACGGCGCCGGGGCAGTCCGCTCTCGCCGAACTTCGGGAAGGAGCCCGTCGACTCGGCCTCCGACTCGGCGGCGGGGGCGACGGCAGCGGCAGGGGCGGGGGCTTCGGGCTTCGCGGCGGGGGACGGCGGGTCCTGGGGCGCGGGCGCCGGCTCCTCCGCCGAGTCGGCGGCGCTCCCGGCCCCCTCGGCGGCGGCCTCGCCGCCGGCGCGCCCCGCTTCGGCGGCGCCCTCGCGGGGGCCCGCGGCGGAGTGGGTGGGCTCCGGTTCCGGGGTGCGGGTCTTCGGCGCGGCGACGGGCAGCGGTGCGGACGGAGCGCCCACCTGCGTACGGGAGATGAGCTCCTGCGGCAGCATCAGCAGGGCCCCGGTACCGCCGCGCGCGGACGGCCGGAAGGAGACCCGCAGGCCGTGCTTGCGGGCGAGGCGGCCGACGACGGCGAGGCCCAGGCGCGTACCGGAGGGCACCGCGGAGCTCTGGTCGCCGGGGGAGACGGCCTGTTGGGCGCGGCGCAGCTGCACGTCGCTCATGACGAGCCCGCTGTCCTCCACGGTGATCACGACGCCGGCCGGTACCTCTTCGACGTACACGTGCACTTCGGCGGTGGGCGGCGAGAAGTTGGCAGCGTTGTCGAGGAGCTCGGCGAGCGCGTGCATGACGCCCTCGGCCGCGTGGCCGGCGATCGCCACGTCGCTCGTCGAGTGCAGCCGGACGCGGCGGTACCCGCTGATGCGGCCCATCGCGCCGCGCAGGACGGACTCCATCACGATCGGCCTGGCCCACCGCCGTCCGGAGCGCGCACCGGTCAGTACGGCGATGGAGTCGGCGAGCCGGCCCGCCTGGGCGGTGCGGTGGTCCAGGTGGAGGAGGTCGGCGAGGACGGCGTCGTCGGTGTGCCGGCCCTCCATCTCGCGCAGGTCGGCGAGCATGCTGGTGGCGAGCGCCTGCATCCGGCTCGCCGCGTTGGCGCCCGTCGCGAGCGCGGCCGACCGCTCCCGGCCGGCCCGCTCGACGCGGGCGGTGAGGGCGGCCGTCTCGCGGGCGAAGCTCTCCCGGTCGGCCTCGTTCTCGGCGGCGCGCCGCTCGGTCTCGGCGGCCAGCCGCTCCTTGGCCTCGGCCGCCTCGGCGGTGGCCCGGGCGAGCGCGGAGGCCGCCTCCGAGGCGGCGCGGGTGGCTTCGGCACGGGAGGTCGCCTTGATCCGGGCGGCCTCGGCCGTGAAGCGCTGGGCGTCGGCGGCGGCGGACGACACCAGGCGCGTCGTCTCGTCGGTGAACCTGCGGCTGTCGGCCGCCCGCGCCAGGCGCAGCGCCCGTACGGTGCCCAGGGTGTGGGCGGCGAAGGTCACGGCGACGGTCAGCGCGAGGGCCGCGGCGCCCGCCCCCCACGCCAGTGGGGTCCGCACCGAAGCGGGGGCGACGGCGACGGCCCATGCGCACAGCGAGCCGGAGACGACTGCCGACACCAGCGCGGTGAGCGCGGTCGACCGGGTTGAGGGGCGCAATCGAAGTCCTTGGGGCGGACGGCTCGGGCGTACGGCACGGGCGGGGGGAACAGCACGGGCGGCGCTCGCTCGTCGCGCGCGGTGCTGCGGGGTCGGGTGCTGCGGGTCGGGCGCCCCGGGTCGGAGCGCGCGGGTCGGGTGGGGCCGGAACGCGGCGGGCGGAGGTGGCCGGGCATCGGAACGGCCTTCGTCGCGGAGAGTGAGAGGGCCGTAACGACTGGAGCTGTTTGGTCCAGCGCAAGTCGTGTTCACTATAGGAGAATTGACGCTCCTTTTGGGAAGTGTCCGTGGCGTTCTCTGTTCGTTCCGGGTTGTGTATGTGGTTGTGCGGGTGGTGTTGTCCGAAGAGTGCACGCCCTCGCCCGGCATGCTGGTGCCATGGCCGAACCGCACGTCCTCACCCCCGCCCTGGCCCGGGACCTGCGCGCCGAGGTCCGGGGGGAGACCTCCTTCGACGCGACCGCCCGGGCGCTCACCACGATGGACGCCTCCAACTACCGGCGGGTCCCGCTCGGAGTCGTCGCCCCGCGCGACGCCGACGACGTCGCCGCGGCCCTCGCCGTCTGCCGCGCCCACCGGGTGCCCGTCGTCCCGCGCGGTGGCGGCACCTCCATCGCGGGCCAGGCCACCGGCACCGGGATCGTCCTCGACCTCACCCGGCACCTGAACGCGATCGTGGAGCTGGACCCCGGATCCCGGACGGCGGTCGTCCAGCCCGGCGTGGTCCTCGACGACCTGCGGGCCGCCGCCGCCCCGCACGCACTCACCTTCGGCCCCGACCCGTCCACCCACGGCCGCTGCACCCTCGGCGGCATGATCGGCAACAACTCCTGCGGCGCGCACTCCGTCGCCTGGGGCACCACCGCCGACAACGTCCGCTCCCTCACCGTCGCCCGCTACGGCGGCGGCACCCTGCGCCTCGGCCGGGGCTGGGGGAGCCCCGGCGGGGACCGCGCCCCCGCCGGGCTGCGGCAGCTCGTCGACGGCCGGCTCGCCCCGCTGCGCACCGGCTTCCCGGACCTGCCGCGCCGCATCTCCGGTTACGCGCTGGACGCACTGCTCCCGGAACACCCCGGCGGCCCCGACCTCGCCCGCGCCTTCTGCGGCAGCGAGGGCACCCTCGCCGTCGTCACCGAGGCCACCGTCCGGCTGGTCGGGTCGCCGCCCGCCCGCGCCCTCGCCGTCCTCGGCTACCCCGACGAGGCCGCCGCCGCGGAGGCCGCCGCGGGGCTCCTGCCGTACGGCCCGCTCACCGTCGAGGGGATGGCCGCCGACCTCGTCCGTGCCCCCGCCGGGAGCTCCCGGAGCGTCGGCGACCCCGCCGGGCTGCCGCGCGGCGGCGCGTGGCTCTTCGTCGAGACCGGCGGCGCCACCCCGGCCGAGGCCCGGGAGCGGGCGGTCCGGATCGTGCGCGCCGCCGACGCGTTCGACGCGGCCGTCGTCACCGACCCGGCCGGACAGCGGGCCCTGTGGCGCATCCGTGAGGACGCCGCCGGCACCGCCACCCGGATGCCGGACGGCGCCGAGGCGTGGCCCGGCTGGGAGGACTGCGCGGTACCGCCCGCGCGCCTCGGGCCGTACCTGCGCGAGTTCCGCACCCTGCTCGCCGCCCACGGGCTGCGCGGGACGCCGTACGGCCACTTCGGCGACGGCTGCATCCACGTCCGCATCGACTTCGACCTCCTCACCCCGGACGGCATCGCCCGCTTCCGCCGTTTCTCCGAGGACCAGGCACGCCTCGTCGCCGCCCACGGCGGCTCGCTCAGCGGCGAGCACGGCGACGGCCAGGCCCGTGCCGAACTGCTCCCCCTCATGTACGGCGACGAGCTGGTCTCCCTCTTCGGCGCGTACAAGGACCTCTGGGACCCGGACGGCGGGATGAACCCCGGGATGCTGGTCCGCCCCGACCGCCTCGACGCCAACCTCCGCTTCGACGTCCTGCCCCGCCGCCCGGTGGACGTCGCCTTCGGATACCCCGAGGACGGCGGCGACTTCACGGCGGCCGTGCGCCGCTGCGTGGGCGTCGCCAAGTGCCGTACGGCCGCGGCGCCCGGCGCGGGCGTCATGTGCCCCTCCTTCCGCGCCACCGGCGAGGAGGAGCACTCGACGCGCGGCCGGGCCCGGCTGCTGCACGAGATGCTGGCCGGCGAGATCGTCACGGACGGCTGGCGCTCCGAGGAGGTCCGCGACGCCCTCGACCTCTGCCTCTCCTGCAAGGGGTGCCGCAGCGACTGCCCGGTCGGCGTCGACATGGCCACCTACAAGGCGGAGTTCCTCCACCACCACTACCGGGGGCGGCTCCGCCCGGCCGCGCACTACGCGATGGGCTCGCTGCCCCGCTGGCTCCGGCTCGCCGCCCCCGTCGCCCCGCTCCTGAACGCCCTGGCACGCGTCCGCCCTCTCGCGGCCCTCGCCAAACGGCTGGCCGGCATCGCCCCGCAACGGCCGGTCCCCGTGCTCGCGCGGGAGACCTTCACCCGGTGGTGGACACGGCAGCGGGGACGGCCCGGGGCGGCGTCGCGGGCGGATGCCGGTGGGGCGGCCGGTGCGGGTGGAGGTGCAGGTGGGGCGTCCGGTGCGGGTGGAGTTGGCGGTGGGGCGTCCGGTGCGGGGACCGGCGGGGCGGTCGTGCTGTGGCCGGACACCTTCACCACCCACCTCGCGCCGGAGGTGGGCCGCGCGGCGGTGCGTGTCCTGGAGTCCGCCGGACGGACCGTCCACCACCCGGGCCCGGGTCTGTGCTGCGGGCTGACCTACGTCTCCACGGGCCGGCTCGACCGCGCCCGCACGGTCATGCGGCGCACCCTGGACCGGCTGGGCACCTCGCTCGGCCGGCCCCTCGTGGTCCTGGAACCGAGCTGCGCCGCCGCGCTCCGCACCGATCTGCCCGAACTCCTCCACGACGACCCGCGCGCGGCCGAACTCGCCGCCTCCGTGCGGACGTTGGCGGAGTACCTGGAGGAGTTCGCCCCCGACTGGGAGCCGCCCCGGCTGGACCGCGCGGTGGCCGGGCAGACCCACTGCCACCAGCACGCGGTGCTCGGCGACGCGGCTGACCGCCGGGTGCGCGCCCGCGCCGGACTGACCGGTGAGCTGACGGGCGGATGCTGCGGCCTGGCGGGCAACTTCGGCTTCGAGAAGGGCCACTGGGAGGTCTCGGTGGCCTGCGCGGAGGAGCGGTTGCTGCCCGCCGTACGGGCGGCGGTCCCCGGGACGGAGATCCTCGCCGACGGCTTCTCCTGCCGCACCCAGCTGGAGCAGCTGGCGGGCGTACGGGCCCGGCACCTGGCCCAGGTACTGGCGGAAGGGCTGGAGTGAGGGACGGCCCGCAGGGAGGGCCGGAAGGAGTCCTTTACCCCGCGCGGCACCTGGGAGAGGGTGGACGCGGCCCGCCACGGCCGGGCGGGCGGCCGACCCCAGGGGGCACCGCATGACGTACGACATCACCGTGCACGGGACCGTCGCGCCCGGCTTCGAGGGCGTCCGCGACGCCTTCGGGACGGTCCTGGCCGAGGACACCACCGAGCCGGGCTCCCAGCTCTCCGTACGTCTGCGCGGCCGGACCGTGGTGGACCTGTGGGCGGGCGAAGGCCTGGAGGCGACCTCGCTGCTCCCCGTCTTCTCGTCCACCAAGGGGGCGGCGCACCTGGTGGTGGCGCTGCTGGTGCAGGAGGGCACGCTCGTACTGGACCGCACGGTCGCTTCGTACTGGCCCGCGTTCGCCGCCGCCGGCACGGACAC
This window encodes:
- a CDS encoding sensor histidine kinase, which produces MRPSTRSTALTALVSAVVSGSLCAWAVAVAPASVRTPLAWGAGAAALALTVAVTFAAHTLGTVRALRLARAADSRRFTDETTRLVSSAAADAQRFTAEAARIKATSRAEATRAASEAASALARATAEAAEAKERLAAETERRAAENEADRESFARETAALTARVERAGRERSAALATGANAASRMQALATSMLADLREMEGRHTDDAVLADLLHLDHRTAQAGRLADSIAVLTGARSGRRWARPIVMESVLRGAMGRISGYRRVRLHSTSDVAIAGHAAEGVMHALAELLDNAANFSPPTAEVHVYVEEVPAGVVITVEDSGLVMSDVQLRRAQQAVSPGDQSSAVPSGTRLGLAVVGRLARKHGLRVSFRPSARGGTGALLMLPQELISRTQVGAPSAPLPVAAPKTRTPEPEPTHSAAGPREGAAEAGRAGGEAAAEGAGSAADSAEEPAPAPQDPPSPAAKPEAPAPAAAVAPAAESEAESTGSFPKFGESGLPRRRRGRTFAAAESRAAQTAPADAEKVRDRAGDAKRQAERFSTFSQAVRANAPLPEGNTR
- a CDS encoding FAD-binding and (Fe-S)-binding domain-containing protein, with the translated sequence MAEPHVLTPALARDLRAEVRGETSFDATARALTTMDASNYRRVPLGVVAPRDADDVAAALAVCRAHRVPVVPRGGGTSIAGQATGTGIVLDLTRHLNAIVELDPGSRTAVVQPGVVLDDLRAAAAPHALTFGPDPSTHGRCTLGGMIGNNSCGAHSVAWGTTADNVRSLTVARYGGGTLRLGRGWGSPGGDRAPAGLRQLVDGRLAPLRTGFPDLPRRISGYALDALLPEHPGGPDLARAFCGSEGTLAVVTEATVRLVGSPPARALAVLGYPDEAAAAEAAAGLLPYGPLTVEGMAADLVRAPAGSSRSVGDPAGLPRGGAWLFVETGGATPAEARERAVRIVRAADAFDAAVVTDPAGQRALWRIREDAAGTATRMPDGAEAWPGWEDCAVPPARLGPYLREFRTLLAAHGLRGTPYGHFGDGCIHVRIDFDLLTPDGIARFRRFSEDQARLVAAHGGSLSGEHGDGQARAELLPLMYGDELVSLFGAYKDLWDPDGGMNPGMLVRPDRLDANLRFDVLPRRPVDVAFGYPEDGGDFTAAVRRCVGVAKCRTAAAPGAGVMCPSFRATGEEEHSTRGRARLLHEMLAGEIVTDGWRSEEVRDALDLCLSCKGCRSDCPVGVDMATYKAEFLHHHYRGRLRPAAHYAMGSLPRWLRLAAPVAPLLNALARVRPLAALAKRLAGIAPQRPVPVLARETFTRWWTRQRGRPGAASRADAGGAAGAGGGAGGASGAGGVGGGASGAGTGGAVVLWPDTFTTHLAPEVGRAAVRVLESAGRTVHHPGPGLCCGLTYVSTGRLDRARTVMRRTLDRLGTSLGRPLVVLEPSCAAALRTDLPELLHDDPRAAELAASVRTLAEYLEEFAPDWEPPRLDRAVAGQTHCHQHAVLGDAADRRVRARAGLTGELTGGCCGLAGNFGFEKGHWEVSVACAEERLLPAVRAAVPGTEILADGFSCRTQLEQLAGVRARHLAQVLAEGLE